The following proteins are co-located in the Hemitrygon akajei chromosome 25, sHemAka1.3, whole genome shotgun sequence genome:
- the nkpd1 gene encoding NTPase KAP family P-loop domain-containing protein 1 isoform X2, which produces MPKDETGGQTLYDSYATCLARTLCYVSAPMTVGLYAPWGSGINCLLQNVEKEIIIEALNREKKELQKSQEKPRAPTGFGFISLLWHLIFLKPQITVQHEKRKNVRFIFIQFSAWQFAGNEKLWAGLITTLCDDIKNQFGCIPTSIVRALGHQDTILRTNSNCEWVSKKVLGIPLWLIFTLLLLIASLLAFFILVHGFTLSQMGNNYVGAVKGISFGLIGMSVLMPMKNTIMVSRNMIVSQKEKMKTLMNKSDFSSQLGFMNDVKQEVEVLTNFIHYMEVFERRKIRIVLKIISLDRCTPDKIVGVLDAMNILLSDPDAPFISILAVDPSIIASCVEKSNSLKGIAENGYEFLNRIVSLPFSVPKMDTQTKLKYIQCIVDGKNALLEESLSPKQVIRQVSRFRKHSAESNPLITVSCENNQSFKQRNDQMKPGYYIQQAYQYLTDKDGDLHEYIEENFLQMKRIVNIISVMIGLMVERNAPMSSFPPQKIVAWVILASNWPCRLSWIWQCWEDAEQRRELHEEKEIGDEMLLWTIYENSSEKFNTIKSSIEKLLELDGDPEIFQKLLSISYKFTMKEGKIMIPFTVNLDQSLKRKMEIILARNL; this is translated from the exons ATGCCCAAAGATGAAACAGGTG gtCAAACTCTGTACGATAGTTATGCAACTTGCCTTGCTAGAACTCTGTGCTATGTCTCCGCACCAATGACGGTTGGGTTATATGCACCATGGGGATCAGGAATAAATTGTCTTCTGCAAAATGTAGAAA aagaaataataatagaaGCCCTTAACCGAGAGAAGAAGGAATTACAGAAATCCCAGGAGAAGCCTCGGGCACCTACTGGTTTTGGATTTATTTCACTTTTATGGCATTTGATTTTCCTCAAGCCACAAATAACAGTGCAACATGAAAAGAGAAAAAATGTTCGGTTCATATTCATTCAGTTCAGTGCATGGCAATTTGCAGGAAATGAAAAGTTGTGGGCTGGGCTCATTACCACACTCTGTGACGACATTAAGAACCAGTTTGGATGCATCCCAACTAGCATCGTCAGGGCTCTTGGTCATCAAGATACTATTCTAAGAACAAATTCCAACTGTGAATGGGTGTCCAAAAAGGTACTGGGAATTCCACTATGGCTTATTTTCACTTTACTCCTTTTGATAGCCTCTCTATTAGCATTCTTCATCTTAGTTCATGGCTTCACCCTCAGCCAGATGGGAAATAATTATGTTGGAGCAGTCAAAGGCATTAGTTTTGGCTTAATTGGAATGTCTGTACTCATGCCAATGAAAAACACAATCATGGTAAGCAGGAATATGATTGTCAGTCagaaggagaaaatgaagaccCTAATGAATAAATCGGACTTCAGTAGTCAGCTAGGCTTCATGAATGATGTGAAGCAAGAAGTTGAAGTCCTTACAAACTTCATCCACTACATGGAAGTCTTTGAACGAAGAAAGATTCGAATAGTACTGAAAATCATCAGCCTTGACAGGTGCACTCCAGATAAAATTGTTGGTGTTCTGGATGCTATGAACATCCTTCTTTCTGATCCAGATGCCCCTTTTATTTCAATACTTGCTGTTGATCCTAGCATTATTGCATCCTGTGTTGAGAAATCTAATAGCTTGAAAGGCATTGCAGAAAATGGCTATGAGTTCCTCAACCGGATTGTGTCACTACCATTTTCTGTCCCCAAAATGGACACTCAGACCAAGCTCAAATATATTCAGTGCATAGTGGATGGGAAGAATGCCCTCCTGGAAGAAAGTCTGTCACCTAAACAAGTCATTAGACAAGTAAGCAGATTCAGGAAACACTCTGCTGAAAGTAACCCATTGATTACTGTTTCTTGTGAAAACAACCAATCTTTCAAACAAAGAAATGATCAAATGAAACCAGGTTATTATATTCAACAGGCTTATCAGTATTTAACAGACAAGGATGGTGATCTCCATGAATACATCGAGGAGAACTTTCTGCAAATGAAGAGGATAGTAAACATAATCTCAGTTATGATTGGACTAATGGTAGAAAGAAATGCCCCAATGAGTTCTTTTCCACCTCAGAAAATTGTTGCATGGGTCATTTTGGCAAGTAACTGGCCGTGCCGTCTCAGTTGGATCTGGCAATGTTGGGAAGATGCTGAGCAAAGGAGAGAGTTACATGAAGAAAAAGAGATTGGCGATGAAATGCTTCTGTGGACCATTTATGAAAACTCTTCAGAGAAGTTTAACACTATAAAATCCAGTATTGAAAAATTGTTGGAACTGGATGGAGATCCTGAAATCTTCCAGAAGCTTCTGTCAATCAGTTACAAATTCACCATGAAAGAAGGAAAAATCATGATTCCATTTACAGTCAATCTAGATCAATCTTTAAAAAGAAAGATGGAAATTATTCTTGCAAGAAATTTGTGA
- the nkpd1 gene encoding NTPase KAP family P-loop domain-containing protein 1 isoform X3: MPKDETGQTLYDSYATCLARTLCYVSAPMTVGLYAPWGSGINCLLQNVEKEIIIEALNREKKELQKSQEKPRAPTGFGFISLLWHLIFLKPQITVQHEKRKNVRFIFIQFSAWQFAGNEKLWAGLITTLCDDIKNQFGCIPTSIVRALGHQDTILRTNSNCEWVSKKVLGIPLWLIFTLLLLIASLLAFFILVHGFTLSQMGNNYVGAVKGISFGLIGMSVLMPMKNTIMVSRNMIVSQKEKMKTLMNKSDFSSQLGFMNDVKQEVEVLTNFIHYMEVFERRKIRIVLKIISLDRCTPDKIVGVLDAMNILLSDPDAPFISILAVDPSIIASCVEKSNSLKGIAENGYEFLNRIVSLPFSVPKMDTQTKLKYIQCIVDGKNALLEESLSPKQVIRQVSRFRKHSAESNPLITVSCENNQSFKQRNDQMKPGYYIQQAYQYLTDKDGDLHEYIEENFLQMKRIVNIISVMIGLMVERNAPMSSFPPQKIVAWVILASNWPCRLSWIWQCWEDAEQRRELHEEKEIGDEMLLWTIYENSSEKFNTIKSSIEKLLELDGDPEIFQKLLSISYKFTMKEGKIMIPFTVNLDQSLKRKMEIILARNL; the protein is encoded by the exons ATGCCCAAAGATGAAACAG gtCAAACTCTGTACGATAGTTATGCAACTTGCCTTGCTAGAACTCTGTGCTATGTCTCCGCACCAATGACGGTTGGGTTATATGCACCATGGGGATCAGGAATAAATTGTCTTCTGCAAAATGTAGAAA aagaaataataatagaaGCCCTTAACCGAGAGAAGAAGGAATTACAGAAATCCCAGGAGAAGCCTCGGGCACCTACTGGTTTTGGATTTATTTCACTTTTATGGCATTTGATTTTCCTCAAGCCACAAATAACAGTGCAACATGAAAAGAGAAAAAATGTTCGGTTCATATTCATTCAGTTCAGTGCATGGCAATTTGCAGGAAATGAAAAGTTGTGGGCTGGGCTCATTACCACACTCTGTGACGACATTAAGAACCAGTTTGGATGCATCCCAACTAGCATCGTCAGGGCTCTTGGTCATCAAGATACTATTCTAAGAACAAATTCCAACTGTGAATGGGTGTCCAAAAAGGTACTGGGAATTCCACTATGGCTTATTTTCACTTTACTCCTTTTGATAGCCTCTCTATTAGCATTCTTCATCTTAGTTCATGGCTTCACCCTCAGCCAGATGGGAAATAATTATGTTGGAGCAGTCAAAGGCATTAGTTTTGGCTTAATTGGAATGTCTGTACTCATGCCAATGAAAAACACAATCATGGTAAGCAGGAATATGATTGTCAGTCagaaggagaaaatgaagaccCTAATGAATAAATCGGACTTCAGTAGTCAGCTAGGCTTCATGAATGATGTGAAGCAAGAAGTTGAAGTCCTTACAAACTTCATCCACTACATGGAAGTCTTTGAACGAAGAAAGATTCGAATAGTACTGAAAATCATCAGCCTTGACAGGTGCACTCCAGATAAAATTGTTGGTGTTCTGGATGCTATGAACATCCTTCTTTCTGATCCAGATGCCCCTTTTATTTCAATACTTGCTGTTGATCCTAGCATTATTGCATCCTGTGTTGAGAAATCTAATAGCTTGAAAGGCATTGCAGAAAATGGCTATGAGTTCCTCAACCGGATTGTGTCACTACCATTTTCTGTCCCCAAAATGGACACTCAGACCAAGCTCAAATATATTCAGTGCATAGTGGATGGGAAGAATGCCCTCCTGGAAGAAAGTCTGTCACCTAAACAAGTCATTAGACAAGTAAGCAGATTCAGGAAACACTCTGCTGAAAGTAACCCATTGATTACTGTTTCTTGTGAAAACAACCAATCTTTCAAACAAAGAAATGATCAAATGAAACCAGGTTATTATATTCAACAGGCTTATCAGTATTTAACAGACAAGGATGGTGATCTCCATGAATACATCGAGGAGAACTTTCTGCAAATGAAGAGGATAGTAAACATAATCTCAGTTATGATTGGACTAATGGTAGAAAGAAATGCCCCAATGAGTTCTTTTCCACCTCAGAAAATTGTTGCATGGGTCATTTTGGCAAGTAACTGGCCGTGCCGTCTCAGTTGGATCTGGCAATGTTGGGAAGATGCTGAGCAAAGGAGAGAGTTACATGAAGAAAAAGAGATTGGCGATGAAATGCTTCTGTGGACCATTTATGAAAACTCTTCAGAGAAGTTTAACACTATAAAATCCAGTATTGAAAAATTGTTGGAACTGGATGGAGATCCTGAAATCTTCCAGAAGCTTCTGTCAATCAGTTACAAATTCACCATGAAAGAAGGAAAAATCATGATTCCATTTACAGTCAATCTAGATCAATCTTTAAAAAGAAAGATGGAAATTATTCTTGCAAGAAATTTGTGA
- the nkpd1 gene encoding NTPase KAP family P-loop domain-containing protein 1 isoform X1 yields MKQVICVQKRELSVTSSSSAAPRGPAPQVSLYNSQTAEDTVKLRLHLCGEMQGQTLYDSYATCLARTLCYVSAPMTVGLYAPWGSGINCLLQNVEKEIIIEALNREKKELQKSQEKPRAPTGFGFISLLWHLIFLKPQITVQHEKRKNVRFIFIQFSAWQFAGNEKLWAGLITTLCDDIKNQFGCIPTSIVRALGHQDTILRTNSNCEWVSKKVLGIPLWLIFTLLLLIASLLAFFILVHGFTLSQMGNNYVGAVKGISFGLIGMSVLMPMKNTIMVSRNMIVSQKEKMKTLMNKSDFSSQLGFMNDVKQEVEVLTNFIHYMEVFERRKIRIVLKIISLDRCTPDKIVGVLDAMNILLSDPDAPFISILAVDPSIIASCVEKSNSLKGIAENGYEFLNRIVSLPFSVPKMDTQTKLKYIQCIVDGKNALLEESLSPKQVIRQVSRFRKHSAESNPLITVSCENNQSFKQRNDQMKPGYYIQQAYQYLTDKDGDLHEYIEENFLQMKRIVNIISVMIGLMVERNAPMSSFPPQKIVAWVILASNWPCRLSWIWQCWEDAEQRRELHEEKEIGDEMLLWTIYENSSEKFNTIKSSIEKLLELDGDPEIFQKLLSISYKFTMKEGKIMIPFTVNLDQSLKRKMEIILARNL; encoded by the exons ATGAAACAGGTG ATTTGTGTCCAGAAAAGGGAACTCAGTGTTACCTCTTCCTCTTCTGCTGCCCCAAGAGGTCCTGCTCCTCAAGTCAGCCTGTATAATTCTCAGACTGCAGAGGACACTGTCAAACTGAGACTCCACCTCTGTGGTGAAATGCAAG gtCAAACTCTGTACGATAGTTATGCAACTTGCCTTGCTAGAACTCTGTGCTATGTCTCCGCACCAATGACGGTTGGGTTATATGCACCATGGGGATCAGGAATAAATTGTCTTCTGCAAAATGTAGAAA aagaaataataatagaaGCCCTTAACCGAGAGAAGAAGGAATTACAGAAATCCCAGGAGAAGCCTCGGGCACCTACTGGTTTTGGATTTATTTCACTTTTATGGCATTTGATTTTCCTCAAGCCACAAATAACAGTGCAACATGAAAAGAGAAAAAATGTTCGGTTCATATTCATTCAGTTCAGTGCATGGCAATTTGCAGGAAATGAAAAGTTGTGGGCTGGGCTCATTACCACACTCTGTGACGACATTAAGAACCAGTTTGGATGCATCCCAACTAGCATCGTCAGGGCTCTTGGTCATCAAGATACTATTCTAAGAACAAATTCCAACTGTGAATGGGTGTCCAAAAAGGTACTGGGAATTCCACTATGGCTTATTTTCACTTTACTCCTTTTGATAGCCTCTCTATTAGCATTCTTCATCTTAGTTCATGGCTTCACCCTCAGCCAGATGGGAAATAATTATGTTGGAGCAGTCAAAGGCATTAGTTTTGGCTTAATTGGAATGTCTGTACTCATGCCAATGAAAAACACAATCATGGTAAGCAGGAATATGATTGTCAGTCagaaggagaaaatgaagaccCTAATGAATAAATCGGACTTCAGTAGTCAGCTAGGCTTCATGAATGATGTGAAGCAAGAAGTTGAAGTCCTTACAAACTTCATCCACTACATGGAAGTCTTTGAACGAAGAAAGATTCGAATAGTACTGAAAATCATCAGCCTTGACAGGTGCACTCCAGATAAAATTGTTGGTGTTCTGGATGCTATGAACATCCTTCTTTCTGATCCAGATGCCCCTTTTATTTCAATACTTGCTGTTGATCCTAGCATTATTGCATCCTGTGTTGAGAAATCTAATAGCTTGAAAGGCATTGCAGAAAATGGCTATGAGTTCCTCAACCGGATTGTGTCACTACCATTTTCTGTCCCCAAAATGGACACTCAGACCAAGCTCAAATATATTCAGTGCATAGTGGATGGGAAGAATGCCCTCCTGGAAGAAAGTCTGTCACCTAAACAAGTCATTAGACAAGTAAGCAGATTCAGGAAACACTCTGCTGAAAGTAACCCATTGATTACTGTTTCTTGTGAAAACAACCAATCTTTCAAACAAAGAAATGATCAAATGAAACCAGGTTATTATATTCAACAGGCTTATCAGTATTTAACAGACAAGGATGGTGATCTCCATGAATACATCGAGGAGAACTTTCTGCAAATGAAGAGGATAGTAAACATAATCTCAGTTATGATTGGACTAATGGTAGAAAGAAATGCCCCAATGAGTTCTTTTCCACCTCAGAAAATTGTTGCATGGGTCATTTTGGCAAGTAACTGGCCGTGCCGTCTCAGTTGGATCTGGCAATGTTGGGAAGATGCTGAGCAAAGGAGAGAGTTACATGAAGAAAAAGAGATTGGCGATGAAATGCTTCTGTGGACCATTTATGAAAACTCTTCAGAGAAGTTTAACACTATAAAATCCAGTATTGAAAAATTGTTGGAACTGGATGGAGATCCTGAAATCTTCCAGAAGCTTCTGTCAATCAGTTACAAATTCACCATGAAAGAAGGAAAAATCATGATTCCATTTACAGTCAATCTAGATCAATCTTTAAAAAGAAAGATGGAAATTATTCTTGCAAGAAATTTGTGA